One stretch of Pseudomonas fluorescens Q2-87 DNA includes these proteins:
- the mfd gene encoding transcription-repair coupling factor, with protein MPVLRLPLLPAAAGKQHWGNLPGAALSLAIAEAASAAKRFTLLLTADSQSAERLEQELSFFAPDLPVLHFPDWETLPYDLFSPHQDIISQRIASLYRLPELSHGVLVVPITTALHRLAPTQFLLGSSLVLDIGQKLDVEQMRTRLEASGYRCVDTVYEHGEFAVRGALIDLFPMGSKLPYRIDLFDDEIETLRTFDPENQRSIDKVQSIRLLPAKEFPLQKDAVTRFKARFRERFDVDFRRCPLFQDLNSGITPAGIEYYLPLFFEETSTLFDYLPSDTQVFSLPGIEQAAENFWNDVRNRYEERRVDPSRPLLPPAELFLPVEDCFGRLKSWPRVVASQQDVETGVGRERFPAKALPDLAIEAKATQPLAALAGFLDAFPGRVLFTAESAGRREVLLELLERLKLRPKTVDSWPDFVAGKDRLTITIAPLNDGLVLDDPALALVAESPLFGQRVMQRRRREKRADATNDAVIKNLTELREGAPVVHIDHGVGRYLGLATLEIDNQAAEFLTLEYAEGAKLYVPVANLHLIARYTGSDDALAPLHRLGSETWQKAKRKAAEQVRDVAAELLDIYARRAAREGYAFADPKADYETFSAGFPFEETVDQQTTIEAVRADMLAPKPMDRLVCGDVGFGKTEVAMRAAFIAVHGGKQVAILVPTTLLAQQHYNSFRDRFADWPVTVEVMSRFKSTKEVNAAVADLAEGKIDIVIGTHKLLQDDVKIKNLGLVIIDEEHRFGVRQKEQLKALRSEVDILTLTATPIPRTLNMAVSGMRDLSIIATPPARRLSVRTFVMEQNKSTIKEALLRELLRGGQVYYLHNDVKTIEKCAADLAELVPEARIGIGHGQMRERELEQVMSDFYHKRFNVLIASTIIETGIDVPSANTIIIERADKFGLAQLHQLRGRVGRSHHQAYAYLLTPPRQQITPDAEKRLEAIANTQDLGAGFVLATNDLEIRGAGELLGDGQSGQIQAVGFTLYMEMLERAVKSIRKGEQPNLDQPLGGGPEINLRVPALIPEDYLPDVHARLILYKRIASANDEEGLKDLQVEMIDRFGLLPEPTKNLVRTTLLKLKAEQLGIKKVDGGPNGGRIEFEAQTPVDPLVLIKLIQGQPKRYKFEGATMFKFMVPMERAEERFNTVEALFERLTPTTA; from the coding sequence CTGGGAAACCCTGCCCTACGATCTTTTTTCGCCTCACCAGGACATCATTTCCCAGCGAATCGCCAGTCTCTATCGGCTGCCGGAGCTCAGTCATGGCGTTTTGGTAGTGCCTATCACCACGGCCCTACATCGCCTGGCGCCCACCCAGTTTTTACTCGGCAGCAGCCTGGTGCTGGACATCGGCCAGAAACTCGATGTCGAGCAAATGCGCACTCGCCTGGAGGCCAGTGGCTATCGTTGCGTCGACACAGTGTATGAGCATGGTGAGTTCGCGGTACGCGGCGCGCTGATCGATCTGTTCCCGATGGGCAGCAAGCTGCCGTACCGCATTGACCTGTTCGATGACGAAATCGAGACCCTGCGCACCTTCGACCCGGAAAACCAGCGCTCCATCGACAAAGTGCAGTCGATCCGCCTGTTGCCGGCCAAGGAATTCCCGCTGCAAAAAGACGCCGTGACCCGCTTCAAGGCGCGGTTTCGCGAGCGCTTCGACGTAGATTTCCGCCGCTGCCCGCTTTTCCAGGACCTGAACAGCGGAATCACTCCCGCCGGTATCGAGTACTACCTGCCGCTGTTTTTCGAAGAAACGTCCACCCTGTTCGATTACCTGCCCTCGGACACCCAGGTGTTTTCCCTGCCGGGCATCGAACAGGCGGCGGAGAACTTCTGGAACGACGTGCGCAACCGCTACGAAGAGCGCCGCGTCGACCCGTCCCGGCCTTTATTGCCGCCAGCCGAGCTGTTCCTGCCAGTGGAAGACTGTTTTGGCCGCCTCAAGAGCTGGCCACGGGTGGTAGCGAGCCAGCAGGACGTGGAAACCGGCGTCGGCCGTGAACGCTTCCCGGCCAAGGCACTGCCGGACCTGGCGATCGAAGCCAAGGCCACGCAGCCACTGGCGGCGCTTGCCGGCTTCCTCGATGCGTTCCCCGGCCGCGTGCTGTTCACCGCCGAGTCCGCCGGTCGACGAGAAGTCCTGTTGGAGCTGCTTGAACGCCTCAAGCTGCGACCGAAGACGGTAGACAGCTGGCCGGACTTCGTCGCGGGCAAGGACCGATTGACGATTACCATCGCGCCGCTGAACGACGGCCTCGTCCTGGATGACCCGGCCCTGGCGCTGGTTGCCGAAAGCCCGCTGTTCGGCCAGCGCGTCATGCAGCGCCGCCGTCGCGAGAAACGCGCCGACGCCACCAACGACGCGGTCATCAAGAACCTCACCGAGCTGCGCGAAGGCGCGCCGGTGGTGCACATCGACCATGGCGTGGGCCGTTACCTGGGCTTGGCGACACTGGAAATCGACAACCAGGCCGCCGAGTTCCTGACCCTTGAATATGCCGAAGGCGCGAAGCTCTACGTGCCGGTGGCGAACCTGCACCTGATCGCCCGCTACACCGGCAGCGACGACGCCCTGGCGCCGCTGCATCGCCTGGGCTCGGAAACCTGGCAGAAAGCCAAGCGCAAGGCCGCCGAACAGGTGCGCGACGTGGCCGCCGAGCTGCTGGATATCTACGCCCGCCGCGCCGCCCGCGAGGGCTACGCCTTCGCCGATCCGAAGGCCGACTACGAAACCTTCAGCGCCGGTTTTCCGTTCGAAGAAACCGTCGACCAGCAGACCACCATCGAAGCCGTGCGCGCCGACATGCTCGCACCCAAGCCAATGGACCGCCTGGTCTGTGGCGATGTGGGCTTCGGCAAGACCGAAGTGGCGATGCGCGCCGCGTTCATTGCCGTGCACGGCGGCAAACAGGTCGCAATCCTCGTCCCGACCACCCTGCTTGCCCAGCAGCACTACAACAGTTTCCGCGACCGCTTCGCCGACTGGCCGGTGACCGTGGAAGTGATGAGCCGTTTCAAATCCACTAAAGAAGTCAACGCCGCCGTGGCCGACCTGGCCGAGGGCAAGATCGACATCGTCATCGGCACCCACAAGCTGCTGCAGGACGACGTGAAGATCAAGAACCTCGGGCTGGTGATCATCGACGAAGAGCACCGCTTTGGCGTGCGTCAGAAAGAGCAGCTCAAGGCCCTGCGCAGCGAAGTCGACATTCTGACCCTGACTGCCACGCCGATCCCGCGCACCTTGAACATGGCGGTTTCGGGCATGCGCGACCTGTCGATCATCGCCACACCGCCGGCCCGTCGCCTGTCGGTACGCACGTTCGTCATGGAGCAGAACAAGAGCACGATCAAGGAAGCCTTGCTGCGCGAGCTGCTGCGGGGCGGCCAGGTCTATTACCTGCACAACGACGTGAAGACCATCGAAAAATGCGCCGCCGACCTGGCCGAACTGGTCCCGGAAGCCCGTATCGGCATCGGCCACGGGCAGATGCGCGAGCGTGAGCTCGAACAGGTGATGAGCGACTTCTACCACAAGCGCTTCAACGTGCTGATCGCCTCGACCATCATCGAGACCGGCATCGACGTGCCAAGCGCCAACACCATCATCATCGAGCGCGCCGACAAGTTCGGCCTGGCCCAGTTGCATCAGTTGCGCGGCCGGGTCGGGCGCAGTCACCACCAGGCCTACGCATACCTGCTGACGCCGCCACGCCAGCAAATCACCCCGGATGCGGAAAAGCGCCTGGAGGCCATCGCCAACACCCAGGACCTCGGCGCCGGCTTCGTGCTCGCCACCAATGACCTGGAAATCCGTGGCGCCGGCGAGCTGCTGGGCGACGGCCAGAGTGGCCAGATCCAGGCCGTGGGCTTCACGCTGTACATGGAAATGCTCGAACGGGCGGTCAAATCGATCCGCAAGGGCGAACAGCCGAACCTCGACCAACCCCTGGGTGGCGGGCCGGAAATCAATCTGCGCGTACCGGCGCTGATTCCGGAAGATTACCTGCCGGATGTCCACGCGCGGCTGATCCTCTACAAACGCATCGCCTCGGCCAACGACGAGGAAGGTCTCAAGGACCTGCAAGTGGAGATGATCGACCGCTTTGGGCTGCTGCCGGAACCGACCAAGAACCTGGTGCGCACGACACTGCTCAAGCTCAAGGCCGAGCAACTGGGCATCAAGAAAGTCGACGGCGGCCCCAACGGTGGTCGCATCGAGTTCGAGGCCCAGACGCCGGTCGATCCGCTGGTACTGATCAAGCTGATCCAGGGCCAACCCAAACGCTACAAATTCGAAGGCGCCACGATGTTCAAGTTCATGGTGCCCATGGAACGCGCGGAAGAGCGTTTCAATACCGTAGAGGCG